Proteins encoded by one window of Salicibibacter halophilus:
- a CDS encoding helix-turn-helix domain-containing protein, protein MEVYKRIDELTFEGIVILQMNESSIAREWDRLLHRHIIKEGQVMQWDEEELKTHLDTIMKCLKSQLFIEGKKDTEEESHVKKILHEVKMAWREEDIHIDKHEMTFICYLLENATHKAIHTPDGSGITFRNHQAVHHFFTMLSQHLMPYPLDGMDLQGYLNYLFSLPEFSFHFIVRSRKDNSTFQVIDVIEKSGNSMESGWRHMLQSIQTESIELLKKAVLRLMGDEEETFGKHVFITQEVGNELLLFYVPQKNVSRTKAVLKLAFRLYEDIRETVSHAENQINWRSLVALFYEWVMRARRLEDAFEHIASGYVRYLPFERCALFLYLPKEKKGIGMTGYNLNVDEVKNITEPFSSPSMVQEFLKKIRTYRPIFIDDAADVLPEYYINKFKLNSLVVSPIYSLSKKEFIGAVFLDQGEGQKFEVNDELMNVLVKMGHHVGEMLMQYQESQYDHLQKTVSSRLSPREIEVMNLVKNGKSIDEISTVLHLSQYTVRDYISSSIKKVNGRNRTHAVAIAIQQGFI, encoded by the coding sequence GTGGAAGTTTATAAGCGTATCGATGAGTTAACGTTTGAAGGTATTGTGATCCTCCAAATGAATGAAAGTTCCATCGCCAGAGAGTGGGATCGATTGCTTCATCGCCACATTATTAAAGAAGGCCAGGTGATGCAATGGGATGAAGAAGAGTTAAAAACCCATCTGGATACGATTATGAAATGTCTGAAATCTCAATTATTTATAGAGGGAAAGAAGGATACGGAAGAAGAGTCCCATGTCAAAAAGATTTTACATGAAGTAAAAATGGCATGGCGGGAAGAGGACATTCACATTGATAAACATGAAATGACTTTTATTTGCTATTTGTTGGAGAATGCGACCCATAAAGCCATACATACACCGGATGGTTCTGGGATTACCTTCCGCAATCACCAGGCTGTCCATCATTTTTTTACGATGTTGAGCCAACATTTAATGCCTTATCCATTAGATGGAATGGATCTGCAGGGGTATTTAAACTATTTGTTCTCGCTCCCTGAGTTTTCTTTTCATTTTATCGTGCGTTCCCGCAAGGATAATTCCACTTTTCAGGTCATAGATGTCATAGAGAAATCCGGTAATTCCATGGAGTCGGGCTGGCGGCACATGTTGCAAAGCATCCAAACGGAATCCATCGAACTTTTGAAGAAAGCCGTGTTGCGTTTAATGGGAGACGAGGAAGAGACTTTTGGAAAGCATGTGTTCATCACACAGGAAGTCGGCAATGAGCTGCTTTTGTTTTATGTTCCACAAAAAAATGTTTCACGTACGAAAGCGGTCTTAAAGTTGGCTTTTCGTTTGTATGAAGATATTCGTGAGACCGTTTCCCATGCTGAAAACCAAATAAATTGGCGCTCATTGGTAGCCCTTTTCTATGAATGGGTCATGCGAGCGCGGCGGCTGGAGGATGCTTTTGAGCACATCGCTTCCGGGTACGTACGCTATTTGCCGTTTGAACGTTGCGCGCTTTTTTTATATTTGCCAAAAGAAAAAAAGGGGATCGGGATGACGGGGTATAATTTAAATGTCGACGAGGTCAAAAATATCACGGAGCCTTTCTCCAGTCCATCTATGGTTCAAGAATTTTTGAAAAAAATTCGAACGTACCGCCCCATTTTTATTGACGATGCTGCTGATGTGCTCCCGGAGTACTATATAAATAAGTTCAAACTGAACTCTTTGGTGGTATCTCCTATTTATTCACTGTCGAAAAAGGAGTTCATAGGAGCCGTGTTTTTGGACCAAGGCGAGGGGCAGAAATTTGAAGTTAACGATGAACTAATGAATGTGTTGGTGAAAATGGGTCATCATGTCGGAGAAATGCTGATGCAATATCAAGAATCCCAGTACGATCATTTACAAAAAACGGTGTCTTCCCGCCTATCCCCGCGGGAAATTGAGGTGATGAATCTCGTCAAAAACGGGAAATCCATCGACGAAATTTCCACTGTGTTGCATCTCAGCCAATAC
- a CDS encoding ABC transporter ATP-binding protein, with product MLSTLVELDQVGKSFASTEKVLEGINLNIKHREFVSILGESGCGKSTLLNLIGGFETLSEGDLSIAGKPVRKPGRQAIMLFQHYNLLPWRTVQKNVELGLENEDITAAEKHERASGYIQLVGLEKNADHFPSQLSGGMQQRVAIARALAIEPEIILMDEPFAALDTFNRYYLQDELLRIQRKAESTIVLVTHDIDEAVYLSDRVIILEPNPGRIKRSLKIQLPKPRDRSHDDFQYFRKTIFDSFQFGGTENEPDYHI from the coding sequence ATGTTGTCTACACTTGTCGAGCTTGATCAAGTCGGGAAAAGCTTTGCGTCTACCGAAAAAGTTCTGGAAGGCATCAATCTAAACATAAAGCACAGGGAATTTGTATCGATCCTTGGGGAAAGCGGTTGCGGCAAAAGCACATTGCTCAATTTGATCGGCGGATTTGAAACGTTGTCAGAGGGGGATCTGTCTATCGCCGGAAAACCGGTGAGGAAACCAGGGCGACAGGCCATTATGCTTTTTCAGCATTATAATTTGCTTCCTTGGCGGACAGTCCAAAAAAATGTGGAGCTCGGGCTGGAGAACGAAGATATTACAGCTGCAGAAAAACACGAACGGGCTTCCGGTTATATCCAACTAGTCGGCTTGGAAAAAAATGCGGACCACTTCCCATCTCAACTTTCCGGGGGCATGCAACAGCGCGTGGCTATCGCGAGGGCGCTGGCCATCGAACCGGAAATCATCCTGATGGATGAACCTTTTGCGGCATTGGACACCTTCAATCGATATTACTTACAAGATGAGTTATTGCGCATTCAAAGAAAAGCAGAATCAACGATTGTTTTGGTCACGCATGACATAGATGAGGCCGTCTATTTATCGGATCGCGTCATCATCTTGGAGCCGAACCCCGGACGTATAAAGCGTTCTTTAAAGATTCAGCTGCCAAAACCAAGAGATCGCAGCCACGATGATTTTCAATACTTCCGAAAAACGATCTTTGATTCCTTTCAGTTCGGAGGCACGGAGAACGAACCCGATTATCATATTTAA